From Malus sylvestris chromosome 1, drMalSylv7.2, whole genome shotgun sequence:
CTCTCGAGAGATTAAGGGCGTTGTacctaagagcaagtccacctataaagactttgtgccagcacccagcgcatttatctaattaaatgaacagtaatatatcccagtgaacagtaataggccaaaacatctccacccctaaaaatacactggcacccagcccatctaatatatattattttattcataacaattaatattttatcatttaatttattttgtcttcTTTATTCCTTTCACTATCCggtcctttctttctctctctctctctttctctctctctatctatctatctccctctccctctctatctaTCGATCTCCCTCTCTTTTTTCCAGCTCACTCCCGTGAGCTTTCCTTCCTCTTCCTATTCAAAATCTTcaacaaatcaaacacaaaatattatttttgtaatcCCTGGAGCTCAAGGAACCCAACCATGGCCTTGCATGCGGCATCGATGCATGGTGTGAGGTCCTACCATTGAAGTTGAGAGCTTAAGCTCTCCTCAGATCTCTCTCCCCTTGTTCTATTTTGCGGGTCCAAGGGTTTCGGTGTTACTAGATCTCTCTCAGCGATTTGAATCCCTCTCTGGGTTCGAAcgctttctctttgtctctctctctccaaggTGGACACGGCTGCATCGCATCTGTATATCCTGCCAGAACGAGACATGAATCCTTGAccctgaattaaaaaaaaaaaaaaaaagtgtctgACGCCACGTTGGCGTCAGCATGGCATCAGATGACCCGGTCCCCAGGTCTGTCAATTTTGGGCTGGCCTAGAGACCAGCTTGAGCTGGGTGCCAATCAATCCTGTTGGCTAGAGTGAATTGGCTGTGTATCGGGCCAGTTTTTTTACTGGATGCTGGGCTATTCCACCTcaggtggacttgctctaagaaCCTGGGTGGGCCGTACCCATATACAAATGTGGATACCAAAATCCATGGACTCGGCTGGCCAAGGCTCCACCCAATCCGCTAACAACCACCCACGTCTCGTGACGCACAGGAAAGAAAACCAGTGGGCCCTTAAGGCCACATTAATAGACGAAACTACCCCTCATCCATTACGCATAATCCAAATGATGCGCCAAAGCATATTCCAAATTCCTAGGCCAGAACCGTAATTCCGCCCAATAACGTGGGCCCAAGTAAATGGAATCCACAGACTCCACGCCCTTGGGCAACAAGGAAAGCCGCACTTAAATCAGACCCCAAAAACCCGAAAGGCTAAAACGCAGTTTACACTCTCTGTTGTGCCGGTTTCGATAATATCCAGAAAATATGGGCAGGAAGTTCTTCGTCGGCGGCAACTGGAAATGCGTGAGTTCTCCGATTCGTTATCTcctatgtattttttttctttcaatctgtttggttgctgagaaaatcaaagaaattcACGGAAAATAATCAGATTCCGAtactttctcagcaaccaagcAGATCCTTGTTTCTTCGATTCCGATTTGTTTTGTGCTCTGATTTCGATCGAACCGAGTGATGATTTAGTTAAATCTGAGCTGATTCTGAATCTGTAGAACGGAACCTTCGATGAGGTGAAGAAGATCCTGAACATACTCAATGAGGGACAAGTTCCATCGCAAGATGTTGTGGGTGAGTTGATTGCTCCGATTATTTACTTTTCGATTTCAATCTGATTTATTTGCCTTTTTCTGCTTCAATCAACTGATGAGATTTACTGATCTGTGTGAGTTATCAAACCGTTAATTTGTTCTGTGGTTTTTCCTGATTGCAGAGGTTGTGGTTAGCCCACCGTATGTGTTTCTTCCGGTGGTGAAGAGTTCATTGAGGCCCGAATTCCATGTCGCTGCACAGAACTGCTGGGTCAAGAAGGGTGGTGCCTTCACTGGTGAAGTTAGGTGTGTATATTTATGATTTACTAGCTTTCGATTCGTTGCAGTGTTGACATCTGGGTTTAACCTGGTGAATTGTAGAAATTGAGAATGTATATTGCTGATTTTTGTGTAGTTTTACTGATTTGATGATGTGCCTAGAAATTGATACTTTAATTAGAGATGTAATTATATTGCTGATAAGGAAATATCGGAGTAAGAGGCATCCGTTctgatgtaaaaaaaaaaaaaaaattgaatacattAGAACGAAGCATCAATCTGTGAAGATCGTTTGTTTACAAAACCCTTATCACTTAGTTTCGACTTTCTGGAAATATTTTAGATGATGAGTGATGAATTAGTAGTGACAAATTCAATGAGCTATAGGCATATAAGCATGAATATATTGAATGTGCATCATACATGTCTTGTctattgaatttttgtttttcatttctcaTTTTACTCTgattaagtaaattgaaaagatttaTTGTGTATATTCAGTGCTGAGATGCTAGTCAATCTCGAGGTTCCATGGGTCATTCTTGGTCATTCGGAAAGAAGACTGATTTTGGGTGAATCCAATGAGGTATGCTTCCCCTTCCCCTGTATTGTTAATCAATTTATCAATAACGACTGCGTAATATTTTCTCATATATCACATACTTCGTTCAGTTTGTTGCGGATAAGGTTGCATACGCACTTTCTCAAGGTTTGAAGGTGATAGCTTGTGTCGGTGAGACCCTTGAGCAGCGAGAAGCTGGCACAACCGTGGAGGTTGTTGCCGCACAAACCAAGGCAATTGCAGGTACATAATGCATATCAGAACTcctttttattggcctactgtTAGTTTGAAGAATATTTGTTGTGTTGTGACTTGTGAGTCTgcttaattttctttctttactCATCTAAATGATGCTTTCTGTTGCAGAGAAAGTGAAAGATTGGACCAATATTGTTTTGGCTTATGAGCCCGTGTGGGCCATTGGAACTGGGAAAGTTGCATCTCCAGCTCAGGCTCAGGAAGTAAGTGGTGCCTTTATCTGATTATCTGGATGTGGTTTTGTATATTAGCTTCAGATTGAACTCGATGTTGTTTGTGTATGttagagcaagggaaaaaatGTTCTTGGTCAAAAATAAGAATGGGCACAATTTGAGGAGATTGTGTAGCCTTCTTTGTCTTTAAGGTCTGATAAAACTGAATTAAACGGTGCTTGAATGAGCAATTGTTTCAAAACTATCACCAACCCACTTTTGTGGTTGGGATTTCCTGGGTCATATACTGATATTATGCATTtgtgtatgtatatacataTTTCACCCTGTCTGTGTTTCACACAAATGTTTCTCTCCATACAACAGGTGCATTCTGAATTGAGGAAATGGCTTCAAGCAAACGTCAGTTCTGAAGTTGCTGCATCAACCCGCATTATTTATGGAGGTATGTTTCACACCTCTACTGCATCGATTTGTTGTTTATGTGCTGGGACATCCCATCCTTTTCTCACTTACAACTTTGAATCAACTAAAATATATTTCTGTTGACTGATGAGCTTTTTCCCCCCTCCAAGACGAATACTATCTATAGAACTAATAAAAGAGTCGGTGATTTGTATAACTATCCCAATAATGCAGCATTATGACAATTTGTATACATGTTTCTTTACCCTAGAGCTTGGACTTTTAAGTCACCATTCTGCTTATATACAAAAATGGATGCTtattaaaacataatttattatgaCTGACTTGGGTGAAAGATTGAAATTCGAAAAGGTTAGAGGGTAGGATTAATCTGTTGTAAGGATGGAACTGGAAGCTATCATGTGCCAAAGTCATTTTGAGTTATAAACATATTTGTTCTCTTCCCatacacccctttttacttctcacacacccttctaatttttggccgtcagatcggatgaaatgaagaagatcaacggacataatttaacaaggggtgtgtgagaagtaaaaagggttATGTGGTTAGCACACCCCTTGATTTAAGGAGTCCACTCAGTTATCAAGGCTTTCTCTTGACTAAAATGCACGCGTTCTCCTTTGTATATATGGGAAAGATAAGGAGTCAACTTGTCTTTCTCTGTTCCCTTTCACAACACTTGGCTGAATCGAATAATTTTTTCAGGGTCTGTGAATGGTGCAAACAGCAAAGAGCTGGCTGGTCAGCCTGATATTGACGGATTTTTGGTTGGTGGAGCTTCTCTAAAGGTAATGTTCATTCGCAAATTCGCAATGCATACTAAATACGCGTACTATGTTTCATTAGTAAAATAAAAGCTTTCTTGTCACCGAGTTTATCGACATTTGTGATCTTACATTTGTGATTCTGTTGTGCTGTTTGTCTCCAGCCTGAGTTCATCGACATCATCAAGTCAGCGGAGGTGAAGAAGAGTGCCTAAAGACTGAAGAGTTGGACCTGATGAGAGTAATGTGACTGTTAGATCTCTTGTCTGGTTGGTAGCGAATCTTTTCCGTACAATTTTACAGATACTCGTTTGAGGAAATAATTATGCTCTTTTTTGTTCAGCAGAATCAGCACCTAGATATGGGTTTTTTCCTGTATTAATAAAAATTCTCAAGTGTTAATGCTTTTAATTCAAGTTTTTTCGCTCTCAAGATCCAAATCTTCCAGTTTACTTGatcaaagaaaattgaaattattgTAGCTTGAGTGATTTGTGGCAGCACTGCGCTCGCATAGTCAAGTGATTTCTGCACGTTCTTTTTGTCCCATGCACAACAAACAAACAGTAGTAGAAAATATACGTGTGCGgaaattatttttctcaaaGTTGTGCTTCTTTTCTAGTCGGCTAGAAAAGAAGCACAGCTTTAAATCTCTAGTGGGCACTAACGAAAAGAATGTGGAATGGGCTTCACGGAGTGGAGGCACCTTTTGTTCTCCCCAAAAAGTAGTTTTATGATTTCATGCTGATGGCCCATGAGGTCAGGCTGCATCTATAAGTTACACATTTAAATAAAGGTAAATCATTTAACCTAACGGAATCTGACGGCTTTTGTTAAAATGCGTAATTACTGATTGGCTCGTGTTCAAGGCTGCATATTGTCATGTTGGATTACTGATAGGCGCGTGTTTAATCACAGTTTTACACGTGCATAAAAATAACTCACGTTTGATATTGTAATTTGCGAGTAGGTAAGAGAGTGAGTGCTTCCACTAAAGGGAGCCAAGTAATATTGTCTCATGTTTTGTCTATGTAAGAGTGACGTCCTCGAATCGTTTTAGATTTTAGTGATCCTATCCTCTTCATGTCTCATGTTTGTAGTCAAATCCTTGAAATTGCTAGTCCTTTTTATCTTGCGAGTCCAAAAGGACCACTTTCAATGAGAGGATTTTATTCGTGTGGTGCCCCCGAAATTATTTATACAGATTTTGAAGTTGACTTGTGGCATATGACACTGAAACATTTCCTCTTCTCTGCCACTTGCTGTGACTTTTGTAACGAGCTTTCACAACTTCCCATATCTTCCAAAGATATTACTCATACAATGCATGAACGTTGTAATTACAATGAAATGAACATGAATGCTAGACTACACTCGTATGCGTGACTATGAGCCGTTAATGTATACATGTCTAAATCAAAGCTCAAAATGATCTACTGTCATTGTTGCATTAAGTTATACGTGATAGCTGAGCTTAAAATCTTAGATATAGAAGATTCTCGATTGTACTCAAAGATACGTATCCCTTTATGATTAAGTGATAAATATTATCGAAGGAGGCTGATTGATGTAACTAGCGAAAATAAAAATGACTCATTCCACTTTGAGGAGCCAAagattttcccttcttgttgaattcAGATCCTCGAATTGCTTTAGTTAGGCCGATCCTTATCTTGTCAGTCTAAAGGGACCACTTTCCATTAGGGGTTCATGTTTATATTGACCAACGGCGGATGTGACACCAAAACATTTGTGACTCTTTTAATGAGTTTCACAAGATCCAATATCTTGCAAAGATATTATTCATACAATGCATGCATGGATGTTGTGATTacaatgaaacaaaaaatgaatATTAGGCTCAGTCGTTTATGTTTAGAATGCGGTCGTGAGTTGTTAATACAAATGATCTTGACTATATGATCGAACTACGCACATTATAAGACCAAATTACGTATCAGGGAACTAAACCTAGCTTATCCTCAATTGTACGTAAGAATTTTCAGATTACGATGAATCGATGAGGTAGTTGGCATCGTTGACTTATACTTTCTCTGTCCGAAAAAGCATGGACAGTCGCCCAGAGCCATATCTCTCGTGAGTTGCCATCGTTGCTCATATTCTAAATACGACCCCTATTTTACGTGCCTATGGCCTGTCctttaataatatttatttatccATATAATATTTTGGATCAGAAATTTGATTAGGGGAGTTAGCTGAGCACaagattaattaaaattaaatattagcATGAGGTGAAGGATTACCAAACATACAGACTTTAATCAATATCTAATcacaattatatatttataaaattaaatcaCAATATTTAACATATCTTTTGCACCTTTTGGAAAGTCTAAACTTTAAGCTAAGGCTGAAGAAAAAGTCAAACATTGACTAATTTTCTTGGCCTTTTTTTCTACGTAAAACTTCATCCATTTCACACTATGTAACGGCATTAACtactatttttttctttatttggctCAAATTCTTCATCAATCGAATATTTGTTTCGAAAATGTTAAATTTTctgtaatatatatttttttactgacatggaaaaatcaagttatttatttttagagACTCGAGGTATTCTTTTTACAGAATAATTGATCTGGCtgaatattttgatttattaaattttatgacAGCCTAATATTTTGACCCCATagacaaatcaaaataaatatttgaccgTCTATTTCTAATTTTTCTACTTTCTACTTTCTACCCACTTGTTCTGTCCGTACGAAATGGGGACTTTTATGATACTTCATCACTTTCTCTTAACTTGTACACCAATTAAATTCAAagaatattttagtttttatggtcattttcatgcattttcttttatataaaaaGGGTAGAtttaccacttagtactacggcctaatagtatttttctttacttgtaactgagatgttttaggtttgattctcgttaaaagtgaatttgaacaacattattactaactcatTGTAAGGCTAAACTCACCCCTACCCTTTagcgtagataatatcgtttgctcaaaaaaaaaaaaaggtacattttgtTTTAAGAAATTTTTAAGAGTTTGGGTGCCAATAGAAGGAGAGGTTTTTCAGTGTGCTTATAATACAAGTATATACGTCATGTTATGGAccatgtcattatacaagtgaaaaaacacttgaaaagattttttttttttcttcacttgtataTGAAGACTTCGTGCATATTGAAAAATTTCGCAAAAGGAGCCTACCAACAATTAAGATACAATTTCTAGAATGAGGATCCTTTTCatatcctctttgtgagaatccGGAGAATCTTTCAATCAcgtctgttcatcgtacatcatgtgaTCAGTTTTTttcaggtactatttatattcaattttaaataaaataaattaaaataaattttgaccgtacaatatacgataaacagaCATGATTAAAAAATGCTCCATATCCTTACAAAGACCAATTTCTATTCCAAAGGGGGGCCGCTGTGACGCATTGGCTGATCAGAGAAGCCCACTAAAGCAGCGACAACAAGTCAAGTGTgagattaaattattaattaatcaagataGTTGCACTCAAGTCAAAGGAAGACATTTGTTGTATTATTTGTTACTTATTTATTGTGTTATGATGATTTACGAGCCACAGCTACAAAGCGTTTAGGAACATCATTCTCTTCATTTCTAATCCTCTCTAGTTTTGGGAATtgtcaaaaatcttattttacatttcaaactttttatattcgggaagaaaaatacacttatgaggaatgtagaatgaaatttttggagcGCCAATAACATTTCCCCTAgtcttttcttcctctttttttatttaatcggTTACAATTAAGCTACAAATTTTTTATATagagaaaaagacaaaaaagtGTGAGAGAAGGGGAGAAAAAAGAATGGTAATAGGAGGAGAGAAAATCATATTCCAACATTTTAAGGCAAAAGTAACTACTCTTCGTATATAAAAAGCCATTCATATTTGTTCCCGAATCAGAGTAAAACTAGAAAAGTTTTATGCACGCTTGCTATATGAGGATATTTAAGGAGAGACGATTCATTTCCTCTAGAAACTAAATATTTTCTATTGGGAAATCTTGCACGGAATCACTTTAAGcgttaatatcttttttttgtaAAGAATACGAATCTCACGTAAAAGGTGACAACATGAATGGTTCTACGTACGATTTAATGTACAGAAGTTGTTTATGATAAATCTCACACGTTTAAGATGTTGTAACTGATGTTAAAGGAAAATATCGAAGTATTTTGGTAGTGAGCCGATGATCCATCTGTTAGAAATAACTCTCATGGCTAGTCATTATCATGAACATAAGTAAACCAACATTAAACCAGTAACTTGAGTGAGAGTTGGCTTCCGTTTCACCTTTTACAAGAATTACATGGAAGAGAAGTAAAACGCACAGCAGAGGCTGCAGCCATGCAAAGCTGTCACACGCACCCATGAGtaaggatgggcaatggttatgcgggcgggtaaccgcggttaatttatccataaccgtttatgctcatacccgcataaccgtttatgctcatacccgcataaccgtttacccattgggtaattgtctaaacggttatacccatacccataaccgtttataaacggttaaccatacccataaccgcatacctatttaaccgtaaccgtttactacccgtttacccatttatcatttttaacctgttttttttttttttttttaccattaccctttttcacaacttgaaaattaaaaaaaaaaattgtcataattttttttttttgacaattaaacactgttataggtacattcatcatacatttccatattttaattttttaagtccttataccattccaataattgaaataatagtttacggacgatatttttaactgttaccaatgaaggtaaatataatatttgctaagtattattgggttacaaaaattgtttagaagataTTTCTGTCAAAACATTTCTATCAATTTCACGGTTATCCAcaaagaatttaaattaatttggccaattccttgatgatgagaatcatcattcctatagtagtgttattgagtgaatgaccgatgaattccttgctaatttattgggtgctaaatATTATTGGAttgagaacatggtttgtgttaattttacatatataaaataaatgggtaaacggttacccatttataaccgtggttaatacccataaccgcccatttaaatttcgcgggtaaacggttatacccataaccgtttatttatctaaacgtttacccataaccgtaaccgtttaatttaaatgggcgggtaaccgtggttacccataaccaatgggtatttgcctaTCCCTacccatgagagagagagagagagagagagagagagagagagagagatgcagagAGCACGTAATTTGGATAAGCCCCATCGAACACTcttttcttttaccattttCCAATCCACCAACGTGCTGCGTGCAGATGAAGAAAACACCAAAAGAAACGCTCAAGTGGGGGATGGCAAGTCAAACCTCTCACACTTTTGTCCTTCCCGAAGGTCGAATAAAAGAACTttcccagcaaccaaacaccCCCACATATACCTCAAAAATCTTCCAAGTTCAAAGCACAGAgcttttctttgatttcttcaatattttccACTATTCAATTGCTGAGTTATTTCGTGCTCTTGACAGCTAGGTGTTTGTGAAAAAGCCtagccgagagagagagagcgagagcgtTCACACTGATTGGTGAGACCATCATATTTGATTCACGGTCTTCTGCTTTTGCTTGCGCTTTGCAACTTGTTTGCAAACTTGGGTTTctatttcttcctcctcttctggCAGTTGGGTCTCGAAAGACCCGTTCTTGGGACGTTTTCTGGTGATGGGTTCTTGCTTAAGTTCTAGAATCAAAGCTGACAGCCCCCTTCATAATGGTAATTAAGTTTCACCAAGTTTAAGATTCATCATTTATTTTCTGATTAACTCTGTTAATTAAAAGTTTGGAACTTTGATCAAAGTTGGTAGTGTTTGATTAATGCAACATGCAGTGTTGGAGTCTATAGCAGCTAGAGCTTAgcgtgctttttttttttttggctgaaATACTTGATTTTTGTTTGGGAATTTTGTTCTGATGAGTCCTGCTTCTTGGTTTATGTGACTTTTACTGCTCTGGTTTAAGATATTGAAATTTCAAGGAGAAACTTGAAATGTAGTTGTAATTAATGATGAACTTAGtaattttccatttttgttCTGTTTAAATTTCCTCAAATGGAAAAGCTTGGCTTCCATTTCTTTTGCTATATAGAGGATTATCAAAGGTTAGATCTTTGAAACCACAACCTTTTATGTTCGTTACGATCAAGTTCAACTCAGATTTGCATGGACTTGCTGGTTTTATTGcaccattttgttgttttggtttgGATTATTTTCTCTAGAATTTAATGGAGCTCATATATTTTGCCCGTCAATTGGGGAATGGGGTTCTAGGGGTTTCGAAGCAAGACCTCTTGGAACCGAACCTCGAGCACCATGTTAGATTACCATAGTACTTCATAAGCTGTGGCATCATCCGAAGCTAACCATTTTGTTGTTGAAAGTCAATCGATGCCAAATTTGAGATTTAAGTTTTTGTACTATATACAGGAGCAACTAACTTAGCCTCACTCGTTCTATTGTGAAGTTACAGATTATTTTTAGAACTTACATATGTTGACTGAATGTTGAGCATTATTTACAAGTTATATGGTATTTGAAATGTGTAGGTTTACATTCAAATagcaaattacattcaaatagCAAGGTGTCGTCTGTCTCAGTGCCTTCAACTCCACGGACAGAGGGCGAGATCTTGCAATCCTCCAATTTGAAGAGCTTCGCCTTTAATGAACTGAAAACTGCCACCAGGAACTTCCGTCCTGATAGTATGGTGGGTGAAGGTGGTTTCGGCTCTGTTTATAAGGGGTGGGTTGA
This genomic window contains:
- the LOC126623773 gene encoding triosephosphate isomerase, cytosolic yields the protein MGRKFFVGGNWKCNGTFDEVKKILNILNEGQVPSQDVVEVVVSPPYVFLPVVKSSLRPEFHVAAQNCWVKKGGAFTGEVSAEMLVNLEVPWVILGHSERRLILGESNEFVADKVAYALSQGLKVIACVGETLEQREAGTTVEVVAAQTKAIAEKVKDWTNIVLAYEPVWAIGTGKVASPAQAQEVHSELRKWLQANVSSEVAASTRIIYGGSVNGANSKELAGQPDIDGFLVGGASLKPEFIDIIKSAEVKKSA